The Vitis riparia cultivar Riparia Gloire de Montpellier isolate 1030 chromosome 10, EGFV_Vit.rip_1.0, whole genome shotgun sequence genome includes a region encoding these proteins:
- the LOC117923060 gene encoding RNA-binding protein 12-like yields the protein MASHHSSTLFLVNLIFLLSLIMVTTLVSRGDARKLGKPTPREENREMKLGNETGRKMVNYFSTTNKATVKNLGDMKNLPPFPLIPFPPFPEIPFPPPLVFPGIPPLPPLPPFPMFPPLPPFHIPTIPFLTPPPP from the coding sequence ATGGCTTCTCACCACTCTTCTACACTCTTTCTTGTTAATCTCATCTTCCTCTTAAGCTTGATTATGGTCACAACTCTTGTGTCTCGTGGTGATGCTCGCAAACTTGGAAAGCCAACTCCCAGAGAAGAAAATCGAGAGATGAAACTGGGAAATGAAACTGGAAGGAAGATGGTGAATTACTTCAGTACAACTAACAAGGCCACAGTGAAAAATTTGGGTGATATGAAGAATCTGCCGCCTTTTCCACTAATCCCATTTCCACCATTTCCTGAAATTCCATTTCCACCTCCACTGGTTTTTCCTGGTATTCCTCCACTTCCTCCACTTCCTCCATTTCCCATGTTCCCACCCTTACCTCCTTTCCACATTCCCACCATTCCCTTCCTTACACCCCCTCCACCCTAA
- the LOC117923061 gene encoding RNA-binding protein 12-like has product MASALTHLPLLIVLAPSLLLCTFQLCSASRPLTGLNEEASMKQLTSHSPSQLKPILAAPLLEDPSNLMSPTFPSFQAPIPPSSPFTNFTPIFPIPSMRTIPPFPFIPTLPTIPSFPSIPSVPLPGLKD; this is encoded by the coding sequence ATGGCTTCTGCACTCACCCACCTTCCCTTACTCATCGTCCTGGCCCCCAGCTTGCTGCTTTGCACCTTCCAGTTATGTTCAGCATCTCGACCTTTGACGGGCCTGAACGAGGAGGCATCAATGAAACAGCTCACATCTCATTCACCATCACAGTTGAAGCCAATTTTAGCTGCACCATTGCTTGAGGACCCTTCCAACCTCATGTCTCCAACATTTCCCTCGTTTCAAGCTCCAATTCCGCCTTCAAGCCCTTTCACCAACTTCACTCCAATTTTCCCAATTCCAAGCATGCGAACCATCCCACCATTTCCTTTCATACCAACACTGCCCACAATCCCATCCTTCCCTTCAATTCCTTCTGTTCCTCTCCCGGGTTTGAAGGATTAA
- the LOC117922926 gene encoding patatin-like protein 7, whose amino-acid sequence MAAVSTSPMIDSSLDPSFDVDKLTCEIFSILENKFLFGYDDSKLLQNQTPNKPLAGKVAILSIDGGGATDGILAARSLAHLEASLRHKSGNPNARISDYFDVVAGSGAGGILAALLFTRGKDGGPLFSADEALRFLVENRRRIFRAPPAGVLRRMFRPAKAEKVFQRAFGEATLKDTLKSVLITCYDLSTRAPFLFSRADALEIDGYDFKMKDVCVATSSDPTVAGGVELRSVDRGTRIVAVDGRIAMNNPTAAAITHVLNNKQEFPFCNSVGDLLVVSLGNGESDSGAGNLSSTASELVRIAGEGASDMVDQAVSMAFGESRATNYVRIQGNAMLGKRHSNGLKDSKQLVGMTEEMLEQKNVESVLFSGKKLVEKTNSEKLQWFAAEIMKEKERRKTSILPTVVLKQASHSPRTSSATTLSSMSSN is encoded by the exons ATGGCGGCAGTTTCCACTTCTCCCATGATTGACTCATCTTTAGACCCATCTTTCGACGTTGACAAGCTCACCTGTGAAATCTTCTCCATTCTCGAAAACAAGTTCCTTTTCGGCTACGATGATTCCAAGCTTCTACAGAACCAAACCCCAAATAAACCACTCGCCGGCAAAGTCGCCATTCTCAGCATTGACGGAGGTGGCGCCACCGATGGCATTCTTGCCGCTAGGTCACTCGCCCACCTCGAGGCCTCCCTCCGCCACAAGTCCGGCAACCCCAACGCCCGGATTTCTGACTACTTCGACGTGGTCGCCGGCTCTGGCGCTGGCGGCATTCTTGCCGCTCTGCTCTTCACTAGAGGAAAAGACGGCGGCCCCTTGTTCAGCGCCGATGAGGCTCTGAGGTTCCTCGTGGAGAACCGCAGGAGGATTTTCAGGGCGCCTCCGGCGGGGGTGCTCCGGCGGATGTTCCGTCCAGCGAAGGCTGAGAAGGTCTTCCAGCGGGCATTCGGGGAGGCGACATTGAAGGACACGTTGAAGTCTGTTTTGATCACGTGCTACGACCTCTCCACTCGCGCGCCGTTCCTGTTCTCCCGCGCGGACGCTTTGGAAATCGACGGCTACGATTTCAAGATGAAAGACGTGTGCGTTGCCACGTCATCCGATCCGACGGTGGCCGGAGGCGTCGAACTGAGGTCAGTGGACCGCGGCACGAGGATCGTGGCCGTCGATGGCCGGATCGCGATGAACAACCCGACAGCGGCCGCAATCACGCACGTGCTCAATAACAAGCAGGAGTTTCCTTTCTGTAACAGCGTGGGAGACCTCTTAGTGGTGTCTCTGGGCAACGGAGAGTCCGACTCGGGAGCCGGAAACTTGAGTTCCACGGCATCGGAGTTAGTTAGAATCGCCGGAGAAGGAGCTTCCGACATG GTTGATCAAGCAGTATCAATGGCATTTGGAGAAAGTCGAGCTACTAATTATGTCAGAATTCAAGGGAATGCAATGTTGGGTAAAAGGCATAGTAATGGGCTGAAGGACAGTAAGCAGTTGGTGGGTATGACGGAGGAAATGCTGGAGCAGAAAAATGTGGAATCGGTGTTATTTTCCGGGAAAAAGTTGGTAGAAAAGACCAATTCTGAGAAGTTACAGTGGTTCGCCGCAGAGATAATGAAGGAGAAAGAGAGGAGAAAAACCAGCATTCTACCAACAGTGGTGTTGAAGCAGGCTTCACATTCTCCAAGAACTTCATCTGCCACTACTCTCTCATCAATGTcttccaattaa